A window of Candidatus Aegiribacteria sp. genomic DNA:
CTTTCTCCAGGGGACCTTCTGGTTTTGAACAACACAAAGGTTTTCAGGGCGCGACTGTCAGGAAACAGGACAGACACTGGCGGCAAAGTTGAAGCATTTCTTCTTCGTGAACTCGGTCATGGGATCTGGAAAGCTCTGGTCCGTCCCGGCAGAGCAGCAAAAACAGGAATAACCATTGAATTCTCAAATGATCTTTCATGCACCGTACAGCAAAGACTGGACCAGGGAAGAGCAATTATTGAATTCAATTCCTGCAAGGACACCGATGACACTCTCAGTAGAACTGCACAGGTACCATTACCTCCGTACATAAAACGTACCCCCGACGAATTGGATGATGAAAGATATCAGACTGTCTACGCATCGGAGAAAGGCGCAGTTGCCGCGCCGACCGCCGGTCTTCATTTCAACCGGGAACTGCTGAAACGTCTCGCAGAAAAAGGAATAGAACATACTTACGTAACTCTCCATGTAGGACCAGGAACATTCGAACCCCTTCGTTCAAGTATTCTTGGGGATAACACTCTAGATCCGGAGGAGTATTATGTTTCAGCTGAGACCCTTTCGGCAATCAGAAATACAAGAGAGGAAGGAAGAAGAGTCATTGCTGTGGGAACAACAACAACAAGAGTTCTTGAAACAGTAGATGTAAATTCAGAGACGAGTTTATCGGGAGAGACCGGAATCTTTATATTTCCACCATACAGCTTCCGGAATGTGGACGCCCTGATTACAAACTTCCACCTTCCTGAGAGTTCATTGTTATGCCTTGTAGCGGCATTCATGGGTTATGAATTCATGATGAACGCCTATAGATACGCTGTTGAACATCAGTTCAGATTCTACAGCTATGGTGATGTCATGTTGATAGAACAGGAGTAGATACAGTGACACTAACCGCCAGAAAATATGCCTGGCTTAATAGGATTTCTCCGAAATTCAGACAACTGGCAGGATTGTATATTCTGGAAATATCAGTCATTCTTTCCTGGACTTTACTTCTGGAGGCTCTTTTCTCTCTGCTTTCCGGCAACTGGCAGTTGCTTCTTCCTGTGAGTTATCTCCTGTCTGCCACGATGCTTGCATGGCTGGAAAAGTCAAGAATCAAAAGGTTGGAACAGTCTCCTTTTGAAGCCCTGGGGCTCGCTGAGATCAGCGTTCACGGATATAATCCGTCGGAATGGCAGACATTGCGAAGACTGCTGTTCACACCCCCACTGATACTTTCAGGTATTGGTTTGATACCTGTTCCACGGAAAAAGATGACCCTGCTGCAGTTGATATCCGACACGAAGATAGTTCCCCTGAATGTCGATATGGATCCCAGAACCAAAGAAGAGATACAAAGTATCAGAAATCGTGCATTGTTGAAAGTAATCGCGTATACAATTACCTCTCTGATTGTTACAGCGATAATTGTTTTCGTGCCGCCCGGGAGTGCGGTCAGTACTGGAGTTGATCAGCATCATGCAATTTCAAGACTTCCACAGGAAGAGGAGGAGCTTCTGGCCGCCTATCTGGAATTAAAAACGCTTTATCCGGATAGCATCGAGTTCCATGTAAGACTGGCA
This region includes:
- the queA gene encoding tRNA preQ1(34) S-adenosylmethionine ribosyltransferase-isomerase QueA: MLKENFQYFLPENLIAQMPLSDRTESRLLVSSIAKKELSENVFSDLPDLLSPGDLLVLNNTKVFRARLSGNRTDTGGKVEAFLLRELGHGIWKALVRPGRAAKTGITIEFSNDLSCTVQQRLDQGRAIIEFNSCKDTDDTLSRTAQVPLPPYIKRTPDELDDERYQTVYASEKGAVAAPTAGLHFNRELLKRLAEKGIEHTYVTLHVGPGTFEPLRSSILGDNTLDPEEYYVSAETLSAIRNTREEGRRVIAVGTTTTRVLETVDVNSETSLSGETGIFIFPPYSFRNVDALITNFHLPESSLLCLVAAFMGYEFMMNAYRYAVEHQFRFYSYGDVMLIEQE